Proteins encoded together in one Impatiens glandulifera chromosome 1, dImpGla2.1, whole genome shotgun sequence window:
- the LOC124945581 gene encoding histone-lysine N-methyltransferase family member SUVH9-like, with the protein MSWRSLMNGNQKGRDISGGKEKVAVLIFNDIDSDIIGPTFYPTSLVLYFLVLLVLQLAVTVSVAVMIIVYVLNGGDFAYDNQGHLVTGKLVVVECGPSCRCHPSCRNCVSQKGLRYMFNVFRSIETSWGARSLDLIQAGSFTCEYAGIVLTKRQSQIFSMNG; encoded by the exons atgtcatggagatctctaatgaatggaaaccaaaaag GTCGTGATATTTCTGGTGGGAAGGAAAAAGTGGCGGTTCTTATATTTAACGATATAGACAGTGATATAATTGGACCAACTTTCTATCCTACATCACTAGTGCTTTATTTCCTCGTACTGTTAGTTTTACAGTTGGCTGTGACTGTGTCCGTGGCTGTAATGATAATTGTGTATGTGCTTAATGGAGGTGATTTTGCATACGATAATCAGGGACATCTGGTGACAGGAAAGCTTGTAGTAGTTGAATGCGGTCCTAGTTGTCGCTGTCATCCAAGTTGCAGAAATTGCGTATCTCAAAAAGGATTGAGATACATGTTTAATGTTTTCAGGTCTATTGAAACGAGCTGGGGTGCTAGATCACTGGATCTGATTCAAGCTGGGTCTTTTACATGCGAATATGCTGGAATCGTTCTCACAAAGAGGCAATCCCAGATATTCTCAATGAATGGATGA
- the LOC124945589 gene encoding putative F-box/LRR-repeat protein At3g18150 translates to MVLTRNQRTRMMARMVLNTNRRDVDGVDRLSELPDPLIYHIFSFIDTKYMVKSCVLSKRYKFLWRSLNIFRFDERIYRNNIFFVNFIKEVLSRCVGSKISSFSLEFLFSPNRRFLKKVLKHVLLHKTQHLLLNIGLGDYFSMHPIITSQSLKTLHAPCGSINGSHTFNFPILTTLYLEHPIFDDPDCGFSELFSGCPNLKDLTLHSCVSDLDSISIMSKQLEKLDISVQLCPIDFEIVIDGPKLYSLKYKGDAFVRILANVPSIEKVDLSCFVRHGGNWKERVLNVIEMLQNFQHSKYLKLGSGIMQVLVSSSVFQKQFPLQLCNLKLLELNLPNGYNGRIDVISYLLRHSPAKDLVGMKLWEDILGLEGNQESTYFIDQQPHKIKVMEKGKYHIQLKVNYQLIQGWNSMYTKL, encoded by the exons ATGGTTCTCACTAGAAACCAAAGGACGCGGATGATGGCAAGAATGGTTCTCAATACAAACAGAAGAGATGTTGATGGAGTTGATCGTCTTAGTGAGTTGCCCGATCCTCtgatttatcatatattttcatttatcgATACCAAATACATGGTTAAAAGTTGTGTATTGTCCAAAAGATACAAATTCCTTTGGCGTTCTCTTAACATTTTTCGATTCGATGAAAGAATATATCGCAACAACATCTTTTTTGTAAACTTTATCAAGGAGGTTCTATCACGATGTGTTGGATCAAAAATCTCTTCTTTCAGCCTAGAATTCCTGTTTTCACCTAATCGTCGTTTCTTGAAAAAAGTTTTGAAGCATGTGTTGTTACACAAGACACAACATCTATTGCTCAATATTGGTCTTGGTGACTACTTTTCTATGCATCCTATTATTACTTCCCAATCATTGAAAACTCTCCATGCTCCATGTGGTTCTATTAATGGATCACATACTTTTAATTTTCCAATCCTAACTACACTATACCTAGAACATCCCATTTTTGATGATCCAGATTGCGGGTTTTCAGAACTTTTTTCTGGGTGTCCAAATCTGAAGGATTTGACTTTACACAGTTGTGTGAGTGATTTGGATTCTATTAGTATTATGAGTAAACAACTAGAAAAACTGGATATTTCAGTTCAATTATGTCCTATAGACTTTGAAATTGTAATTGATGGGCCAAAACTATATTCACTCAAATATAAGGGGGATGCTTTTGTTAGGATCTTAGCTAATGTGCCCTCTATAGAAAAGGTTGATCTCAGTTGTTTTGTTCGTCATGGTGGAAACTGGAAAGAAAGGGTTTTGAATGTTATTGAGATGCTTCAAAATTTTCAGCATTCCAAATACTTAAAACTTGGCTCAGGCATTATGCAG GTTCTTGTTTCTAGTTCTGTCTTTCAGAAACAATTCCCACTTCAATTATGTAATTTGAAGCTCTTGGAATTGAATTTACCAAATGGGTATAATGGGAGGATTGATGTTATTTCATACTTACTTAGGCATTCTCCAGCTAAAGATCTTGTTGGAATGAAATTATGGGAG GATATTCTTGGCTTAGAAGGAAATCAAGAGAGCACCTATTTTATTGATCAACAACCACATAAAATAAAAGTGATGGAAAAAGGCAAATATCATATACAATTAAAAGTCAATTATCAACTTATACAGGGATGGAACTCCATGTATACTAAATTGTAA